The segment taattttggcgacagagttcaagataaattatttaatcttactactggaactgcccGTTTCAAGTGATTACTAAACAGCAAgcaaactatgcaaaagcggcatcCGTTCCGGGGCACTCAGGGTCTGAattcactcgttttcattcatccttcaagtggactgtatgagtggactaatgcaGGGAATTTTGAATACAGCCTAAGACATGAATCAGTGAAAAACAAGGCAAATAGGGTGAGATTAATGAGGTAACAAGACACAGGGCACTGCAATCAGTGATGAAGAGTCCAGGCAAAGGATTAGGAAAAATGTAGCCTATTTTGTGAGGCAGAAACAGTCTGGGATGGAGGGCCCTCTAGTGGACAACCAGGGCACTCTAGCTGGTAGTTGTGCAGCAGTATAAGTACATGATGCAGGAGAATTCAGAATTATCTTTAATAATAAATCCAACATGAATACAGGAGAAACTGAAACATAGACAAGACCGGACAATGGAACTAAGGACACACAGGGcttaaatacaaaataatgcaATCAGTGatttagaaaaatatttataaCTTAATATATTGACCTTCTTGATGAAGTATCCATCGACGTGAACATCACAGCTGGTCATATGAGAAAGATTTTTTGTTATTATGTTTGCTAGTCTCTGGATTTCATGAATCGCAGCATCTTTAGCAAGTTTATTCTGTAATTTGCAACTGGTTCATGGCCAGCAAACACCCAGTTAATCTCCTCATGCACTCTATCTATGACCAGTGAGATAAATGGCTTGTCTAAAAACCCACACTTGCGGTCTTTGCACTTGGTCACTTGACTCCTTATATGACGCATTTCATGAATTTGATCCAatcgttaaaaaaataaataaataaaggatgaGGATAAAGACCACAAGTGTGTCAAGCTTTTCATTACCTGATGGGACACACTATTAGTGTTGTAAAAGTCCAAGTGTTTACatagctttatttttatatttgcattttGAAATCAACTTCTAAATGTCTGTTCCGTAGTCACCAATAACAGATGACTTAGTTTAATTTGTGGTGCATCTAATTAAGTGATAAAAATCAGTTCTGaatgttgtataaaattaatatcccCACTGCTCACCTTTGCACCAATAAAACGTGCAACACTTTGTTTTCCCACCAGATTATGTAATATCTAGGGTGATCACCTTTCCAGtgtaagttaaatattaatataatagttAGATACAGTCTTGTGCAGTTGTAGCATGCACACGGTCTCAAGTTGCCAAGAATGCAAGTGTGGGTGTTTGGACAAGGCaataaacataaaagacaaaaatgaaAGTGCTGATATGAACAGCTCTCCCAGCACTTTGAACTTAATACTTAAAACTTGGACTGACTGATTATCATTCATCAAGCCATGAGATATTTCAAACTTAATGGAAGTATTTTTACAATTTGATGAATTGCAAGCAGTAAAGATTTAAAGTTTGAAACACATAATTGTGAGACGTAATTTATACAAAAAATGCAAGATTAAATTCAATATATACTATTCTGATCCAGCCTTGTGCAAAACATGCTGTTTCAGTTTTAGTGCAATATACAAACAATTATGTTTACTTTCATTTCAAGTGGATTGAATGAAATTGAGAGCAAATGGCAAATTATAATGACAGCTATATATGCTTAGCAAAAAATACACACTTTcaaattcactttcagaacaaaaatttacagatagtgtactcacgcccttgtcagccaagatgttcatgtctttcttctgttctaaagaaatcatgttttttgaggaaaacatttcaggatttctctccatataatggacttctatggtgcccctgagtttgaacttccaaaatgcagtttaaatgcagctttaaagggctctaaatgattccagctgaggaggaatggtcttatctagagaaacgatttgTTATTTTCtagaaacatttacaatttatttactttttaatctctacacagagtacacacagagctagacaagatgagcataaaaagtaaaaagtatataaattgtattttttttttttagaaaattagatcattttgctagataagacccttctttcctcggctgtgatcatttagagctatttaaactacattttggaagttcaaactcgggggcaccatagaagtctattgtatggagagaaatcctgaaatgttttcctcaaaaaacataatttccttatgactaacagatcgttttgctagataagacccttctttcctcggctgtgatcatttagagccatttgaagctgcattttggaagttcaaactcgggggcaccatagaagtccattatatggagagaaatcctaaagtgttttcctcaaaaaacataatttccttacaactgaagaaagaaagacatgaacatcttggatgacaagggggtgagtacattatctgtaattttttgttctgaaagtgtacTACTCTTTTAATAACAaatccaaataaaacaaaatgttgaaAGATATTTTATTGAGATTCATCAATGATAATTATCATAAGCATTACTTTGCAATTAACAATAGTCTTGGGAGAATGTATTATGACACCATACTCCTTTACCAAACATGGTCCAATTGCTACAGTGAGAAACATAACATAAAAGTCTAAAAGTTGGTTAGCAGATAAACATTTTGGAAAGTAATGCTACAATTAGTAAAAAATTTAAACCCGCAACATGGTTTCCACTGTTAAACAATGCACAGTTCAGCTCACTTCTTTTTCCTGTGTTTTTCAATGTGTACACAGTGTCACACCAGGCACCTTGCTGACCTTTTGTTTTAATATGAGTGACTTTAAACGTCTCATATGGAGGAATCAGCACCTCTTCCTCACCAGGATACTTTGAATATTTAGACACTGCGACACCTTCACAAGTGTAGATTTCAAAACAAGATGTCTTTCCAAAACGTTCTGCTACTGAACGCATAAGTGAGGAAGATGCAAATGAACCAAAACGAACCTCTTTGTTCAGAACATTCTTGTCAAACTCAACTTTAGTCCCACGATAAGTTGAATAGCATctattttgtgttttattaagAATTTGAATCGCTTCTGTTAGCAGAAAGTGAAGTGAATACCATTtgtatttgttgtttttgtatgtTCGTTTACCAGCACAAACATCCTTGTTGAAGttgttatatattttgttatcAGAGTAAACATACATAGCAATAGAATGATTCTTTATCAAGTTGTCTTCTGGTTGACCGGCATGGTGAACTCCTTCTTTCCAAACCATTGCAAAAGTAGATTGAGGGTTAGACAACTCTTTCTTCAGATACTGTATACTGTCTGCACCAGACCTTGCATTTTCTCTGTACAGCCCTTATATTGATCATCAATGGAATTCAGTTCCATATCCAGTGGATATACCATACCTTTTATAGCAGCTCTGTGATCCTGCAGCGACAGGAATCATAATAATCAATCATCAATATTCGTGTCTGTAATATTGATACTAGAACACAAGCTTACATGTCCTAGAGCAGCTGAAATGAGAAGAAGAGCTTCAATGATCAGCAACATCTTGATTCAATCAAATCCCTCAGAAGATCTAGTAGAAATAGCGAAGAGCAGATGCTGAAAGACAATAAAAAACACAATAGCTGTTCACATCATCTGCATAGATTTTTAATACAGATTTAAATTCATATAACTGGTATTTAATGACAGATTGCAGAACTAATGTAATTGTTATATTTACCTTTTGCTTCCCTCCAACATTTACGGAGAATACTGAAGCAGTGATGAGAGAAGAAAAAAGCCAGTTTCTCACAGCCAGATGACAACAGCTCTTTAAGAAGAAGTTGCCTGTTTGATAAGGCAAGTAATATTTGGATTCTATGATATCATGTGTTTTAGAAAGAGATAAGTTATTGAACTTTGATCAGTgcaataaaatattgataatgcTCAGTAAACATATTGTAATCAAAATATACACTCCTAAGAAACATGGTGTCAGGGTTCTGTCACTTCGGTCTAGTTTTCTTGTGGTTTGGTGACAGAGCCCTGACACTCCCGTCACGTCTTGTTTTCATGTTGTGTGCATGCCGTATTTCTTGTTGGAGCATGGTTTTCGGATCCCGTCACTCATGTCTTGTTGAGTTTCTATTTCTGTGTCAGGGTTTGGACACTTCTTGTTGTCTTGTGTTATTGTTGCACGTTGCATGTTGCATATACCGTGTAGCACGCAGCTTGTTTTTGGCTTGTTGCGTGCTTTCCTGTCATGTTTTGAGTGAACCCGCAGCTTATAAGTTTTCTCATTGGCTGCATGTTCATGACATGTTTTGTTCAAGCACATAGCTTGGGATAGTATTGCTGGCCAtgtgcttgtgttttttttttttttcctgtgagcacatggcttttgtcttgtttgttttcTTGTTCCACATGCTCTAAGGTCTATTGTGTTGACCCTGCCCATCTTGTTTCCTGATTATTGGTTAATTTG is part of the Garra rufa chromosome 1, GarRuf1.0, whole genome shotgun sequence genome and harbors:
- the LOC141343797 gene encoding LOW QUALITY PROTEIN: NAD(P)(+)--arginine ADP-ribosyltransferase 1-like (The sequence of the model RefSeq protein was modified relative to this genomic sequence to represent the inferred CDS: deleted 2 bases in 1 codon) — translated: MLLIIEALLLISAALGHDHRAAIKGMVYPLDMELNSIDDQYKGCTEKMQGLVQTVQYLKKELSNPQSTFAMVWKEGVHHAGQPEDNLIKNHSIAMYVYSDNKIYNNFNKDVCAGKRTYKNNKYKWYSLHFLLTEAIQILNKTQNRCYSTYRGTKVEFDKNVLNKEVRFGSFASSSLMRSVAERFGKTSCFEIYTCEGVAVSKYSKYPGEEEVLIPPYETFKVTHIKTKGQQGAWCDTVYTLKNTGKRSELNCALFNSGNHVAGLNFLLIVALLSKMFIC